One genomic region from Candidatus Eisenbacteria bacterium encodes:
- the ispG gene encoding (E)-4-hydroxy-3-methylbut-2-enyl-diphosphate synthase, producing MNRRAAREVRIGEVAIGGRNPIAIQSMTTTDTNNVPASVRQTIELARAGAAIVRLTVPSVRAAESLRRIHREVREAGIRTPLVADIHYTPNAAMAAADFVEKVRINPGNFADRPDRMRPGETLEEGASRVAELFGPLVLRLKERGAALRIGVNHGSLSERITARYGDTPEGMVESALEYIAVCERMGFDRIVVSLKSSIPAVTVAANRLFAAKTDAAGGRYPLHLGVTEAGSGEEGRVRSAAGIGALLSEGLGDTIRVSLSEDPLREIPAAREILETAERAREAREGTLSPLGVARRGTMPLAIGERRVGGEEPLAVLAGPECVPDGTEPPDLHLVSSPAEVAAAGEGGKPIVLDAHRPIEALRACAGKKPRALLFAFPSHESIDWEAADRLLAVDRIIPVAALRAERAEEIGPLVDRLRSALPRALEGGALIGAPFGPAADLAPALERALSERELGWPQFLLLEAERGIIENAVALAPPLLDSIGDLLVARGLCGLRSAWEILQGTRRRITRVEYISCPSCGRTLFDLEEATARVRERTSHLKNVKIAIMGCIVNGPGEMADADVGYVGSGPGRVDLYIGPRRIEKSVPESEAVDRLIDLIRALGRWTDPPDSGSD from the coding sequence GTGAACCGGAGAGCGGCCCGCGAGGTGCGAATCGGCGAGGTCGCGATCGGCGGGAGGAATCCGATCGCGATCCAGTCGATGACGACGACGGACACAAACAACGTCCCGGCGTCGGTGCGGCAAACGATCGAGCTGGCCCGCGCCGGAGCGGCGATCGTGCGGCTCACAGTCCCTTCGGTCCGGGCGGCCGAGTCGCTCCGGAGAATCCATCGAGAGGTTCGCGAAGCGGGGATCCGAACGCCTCTCGTCGCGGACATCCACTACACGCCGAACGCAGCGATGGCCGCCGCCGACTTCGTCGAGAAGGTGCGGATCAATCCGGGAAACTTCGCGGACCGCCCGGACCGCATGCGTCCCGGGGAGACACTCGAGGAGGGCGCCTCGCGCGTCGCCGAGCTCTTTGGCCCTCTCGTGTTACGTCTCAAGGAACGAGGCGCCGCGCTTCGCATCGGCGTGAACCACGGGTCTCTCTCCGAACGGATCACCGCGCGTTACGGCGACACACCCGAGGGGATGGTCGAATCCGCTCTCGAGTACATCGCCGTCTGCGAGCGGATGGGCTTCGATCGGATCGTTGTCTCCTTGAAGTCCTCGATCCCCGCAGTCACCGTTGCGGCGAACCGTCTCTTCGCGGCCAAGACGGATGCCGCGGGAGGCCGCTACCCCCTTCATCTCGGCGTCACGGAGGCCGGATCGGGCGAGGAAGGACGCGTCCGCTCCGCGGCCGGAATCGGCGCTCTTCTTTCCGAAGGCCTGGGCGACACGATCCGCGTTTCTCTTTCCGAGGACCCGCTCCGCGAGATTCCGGCGGCGCGAGAGATTCTCGAAACCGCGGAGAGAGCGCGTGAGGCGAGAGAGGGGACGCTCTCTCCGCTCGGCGTCGCGCGGCGCGGAACGATGCCACTCGCGATCGGAGAGCGGCGCGTTGGGGGCGAAGAGCCTCTCGCGGTGCTCGCTGGACCGGAGTGCGTTCCGGACGGAACGGAGCCGCCGGATCTTCACCTCGTGAGCTCTCCCGCCGAAGTCGCCGCTGCAGGGGAGGGCGGAAAGCCGATCGTGTTGGATGCGCATCGTCCGATCGAGGCGCTCCGCGCGTGCGCCGGGAAGAAGCCCCGCGCTCTCTTGTTCGCGTTTCCCTCTCACGAATCGATCGATTGGGAAGCGGCCGATCGTCTTCTCGCAGTCGATCGAATCATCCCGGTCGCCGCCTTGCGTGCCGAGCGGGCCGAGGAGATCGGCCCGCTCGTCGATCGGCTTCGAAGCGCGTTGCCGCGCGCACTCGAGGGAGGCGCTCTGATCGGCGCGCCGTTCGGTCCGGCCGCGGATCTCGCCCCGGCGCTCGAGCGCGCTCTCTCCGAACGCGAGCTCGGATGGCCGCAGTTTCTCTTGCTCGAAGCAGAGCGAGGGATCATCGAAAACGCCGTCGCGCTCGCTCCGCCCCTGCTCGACTCGATCGGCGATCTCCTCGTCGCGCGAGGACTGTGCGGGCTCCGGAGTGCCTGGGAGATTCTCCAGGGAACCCGGAGAAGGATCACCCGCGTCGAGTACATCTCGTGCCCGTCGTGCGGGAGGACGCTGTTCGATCTCGAGGAAGCGACCGCTCGGGTTCGCGAGAGAACTTCCCATCTCAAGAATGTCAAGATCGCGATCATGGGGTGCATCGTGAACGGACCGGGCGAGATGGCGGACGCCGATGTCGGCTATGTCGGGAGCGGCCCCGGTCGCGTCGATCTCTACATCGGTCCGCGCCGGATCGAGAAGTCGGTGCCGGAATCGGAAGCGGTGGACCGGCTCATCGATCTCATCCGCGCGCTGGGCCGCTGGACCGATCCCCCGGACTCCGGGAGCGACTAG
- a CDS encoding mechanosensitive ion channel has translation MDSLAQAGAGDPSVFSIRTLIVVAGIIVATLIAQKVFQHLLLGHLKRLASRSKTDIDDAVVHAIDRPIGVLIFLVGIHIALSYLRIPEEPINFRRFSQLAILLFVTLDLTWLLIRLTEVFALFLQSVVQKTDSSLDDQLVPLIRKSLKVAVAILGFVLIIQNLGYKVTGLLAGLGIGGLALALAAQSTLANVFGSITILLDRPFAVGDLIKGEGFFGFVEEVGLRSTRIRQLFRTRVTVPNSVLANLTLENWSLLDSRRADFTVGVTYETTASRMEEAVRAIRDILEAREDINKETIQVRFTEFGESSLNIKVIFLTPTIDYGTFLMLQEEVNLAIMRALERLGLSIAFPTRTVYLRAQEPK, from the coding sequence ATGGACAGCCTGGCGCAGGCGGGCGCCGGTGATCCCTCGGTCTTCTCCATTCGCACGCTGATCGTCGTCGCGGGAATCATCGTCGCGACGCTGATCGCGCAGAAGGTCTTCCAGCATCTTCTCCTCGGGCACCTGAAACGGCTGGCGAGCCGATCCAAGACCGACATCGACGACGCGGTCGTTCACGCCATCGATCGGCCGATCGGCGTTCTGATCTTCCTGGTCGGAATCCACATCGCCCTCTCGTATCTCCGAATTCCGGAGGAGCCGATCAACTTCCGGAGATTTTCGCAGCTTGCGATTCTCCTCTTCGTCACGCTCGACTTGACATGGCTTCTCATCCGCCTGACCGAGGTGTTCGCACTCTTCCTCCAGAGCGTCGTGCAGAAGACCGACTCCTCTCTCGACGACCAGCTCGTTCCTCTCATCCGAAAGTCGCTGAAGGTCGCGGTCGCGATACTCGGTTTCGTCCTCATCATCCAGAATCTCGGATACAAGGTAACGGGCCTCCTCGCCGGGCTCGGCATCGGAGGTCTCGCGCTCGCCCTCGCCGCGCAGAGCACTCTCGCGAACGTCTTCGGATCGATCACGATCTTGCTCGACCGGCCGTTCGCGGTCGGCGACTTGATTAAGGGGGAGGGCTTCTTCGGGTTCGTGGAGGAGGTGGGGCTTCGCTCGACTCGCATCCGGCAGCTTTTCCGGACTCGCGTCACAGTGCCGAACTCGGTTCTGGCCAACCTCACGCTCGAGAACTGGAGCCTTCTCGACTCGCGCCGCGCCGATTTCACCGTCGGGGTCACCTACGAGACGACGGCGAGCCGAATGGAGGAAGCGGTCCGGGCCATTCGCGACATTCTCGAGGCGCGCGAGGACATCAACAAAGAGACGATTCAAGTTCGCTTCACCGAGTTCGGCGAGAGCTCTCTGAATATCAAAGTGATCTTCCTTACGCCGACGATCGACTACGGTACGTTCCTCATGCTGCAGGAAGAGGTGAACCTCGCCATCATGCGCGCTCTCGAAAGGCTCGGGCTCTCGATCGCCTTCCCGACTCGTACGGTGTACCTGCGCGCGCAGGAACCGAAGTAG
- a CDS encoding aldo/keto reductase has protein sequence MSKLNRATPEGTASYRDRFQGKSATGHFRALGRFTVGSIGMGTYLGLHEDSVDAGYERTLAEALRHACNHVDTAINYRCMRSEKAIGRALAALFDAGAFSREEIVLSTKGGYIPFDGEPPPNIRAFIRAAYIETGIVDEDCLVGGCHSMTPRFLEKQITRSLENLRLETIDLYYLHNPEVHRAVLPKPHFLDRIRRAFAFLEEEAARGRIGCYGVSSWEAFRAEPSSPVYISIQDLVNAAREAAGGEHRFAAIQLPFNAAMMEAFALTAQEVGGESLSAIDAASRLGLAVTTSVPLLQGRLLKRFPGFLAAGMRDLASNAERAIQFARSVPGVSSVIVGMSRDLHAVENLSLARRSPLTEEELFRLFEE, from the coding sequence TTGTCGAAGTTGAACCGGGCGACCCCCGAAGGGACCGCTTCCTATCGAGATCGTTTCCAAGGGAAATCCGCCACCGGCCATTTCCGCGCGCTCGGCCGCTTCACGGTCGGATCGATCGGGATGGGGACCTACCTCGGTCTCCACGAGGACTCGGTGGATGCCGGCTATGAGCGAACTCTGGCCGAGGCGCTCCGCCACGCATGCAATCACGTCGACACGGCGATCAACTACCGCTGCATGAGAAGCGAGAAAGCGATAGGCCGCGCTCTCGCCGCCCTCTTCGACGCGGGCGCGTTCTCGCGCGAGGAGATCGTCCTCTCGACGAAGGGAGGCTACATTCCGTTCGACGGAGAACCGCCGCCGAACATCCGCGCGTTCATCCGCGCCGCCTACATAGAGACCGGAATCGTAGATGAGGATTGCCTTGTGGGCGGATGCCACTCAATGACTCCCCGGTTTCTCGAGAAGCAGATCACGAGAAGCCTCGAGAACCTTCGTCTCGAAACAATCGATCTGTATTATCTTCACAACCCAGAGGTCCATCGCGCGGTTCTTCCGAAACCGCATTTCCTCGATCGGATCCGGCGGGCATTCGCCTTCCTCGAGGAGGAGGCGGCGCGGGGAAGAATCGGGTGCTACGGGGTCTCGTCGTGGGAGGCCTTTCGGGCGGAGCCCTCGAGCCCCGTCTATATCTCGATCCAGGACTTGGTGAACGCGGCGAGAGAAGCGGCCGGCGGAGAGCATCGCTTCGCCGCGATCCAACTTCCCTTCAACGCCGCGATGATGGAGGCCTTCGCGCTCACGGCTCAGGAGGTCGGCGGGGAGAGCCTCTCGGCGATCGACGCGGCGTCGCGTCTCGGACTCGCCGTGACCACTTCAGTTCCTCTTCTTCAGGGGCGTCTTCTCAAGCGCTTTCCGGGCTTCCTCGCGGCGGGGATGCGCGATCTCGCCTCGAACGCGGAGAGGGCGATCCAATTCGCGCGTTCGGTCCCCGGGGTCTCCTCGGTGATCGTCGGGATGAGCCGGGATCTGCACGCGGTCGAGAACCTCTCTCTCGCGAGACGCTCCCCGCTCACCGAAGAAGAGCTCTTCCGTCTCTTCGAAGAGTAG
- a CDS encoding RNA methyltransferase codes for MKREGPFWIDRGDAPSKEDVRFVLIGTTEPGNIGAAARGMKAMGFQRLVLVSPADGWKTPHAVAMAHGAEDLLEEAEVHGSLDEALRGCTWVVGTTRRLRRHQAETVTAREWGARLAKIPRGEEIAILFGPEKTGLENEDVLRCRLIVTIPSPIDYPSLNLAQAIMLMAYESGLALRAPADRAGSPVLASDDEMERMYARMEEALRESGMNEKKVRAVMRHLRVILARAELSKDDASTFHTLASRIRGPRPREKKAAAAE; via the coding sequence ATGAAACGCGAGGGTCCTTTCTGGATCGATCGGGGGGACGCGCCGTCCAAGGAAGACGTGCGCTTCGTCCTCATCGGGACGACGGAGCCGGGGAACATCGGAGCCGCAGCGCGCGGGATGAAGGCGATGGGCTTCCAAAGGCTCGTGCTCGTCTCGCCTGCCGACGGCTGGAAGACTCCGCATGCTGTCGCGATGGCGCACGGGGCGGAGGATCTCCTCGAAGAGGCGGAGGTTCACGGGTCGCTCGACGAGGCCCTCCGCGGCTGCACATGGGTCGTCGGGACGACGCGCCGCCTCCGGAGGCACCAGGCCGAAACCGTCACGGCGCGCGAGTGGGGAGCGAGGCTCGCGAAGATCCCTCGGGGCGAGGAGATCGCGATCCTCTTCGGGCCGGAAAAGACAGGTCTCGAGAACGAGGATGTTCTTCGCTGTCGGCTCATCGTGACAATCCCGTCGCCGATCGATTATCCGTCTCTCAACCTTGCGCAGGCGATCATGCTGATGGCTTACGAGTCGGGTCTTGCCCTTCGCGCGCCGGCGGATCGCGCCGGATCGCCCGTTCTTGCCTCGGACGACGAGATGGAGCGAATGTACGCTCGCATGGAGGAAGCGCTTCGAGAGAGCGGGATGAACGAAAAGAAGGTGCGCGCGGTGATGAGGCATCTCCGCGTCATCCTCGCACGAGCCGAGCTCTCGAAGGACGATGCGTCCACGTTCCATACGCTCGCCTCGCGCATCCGCGGCCCGCGCCCGCGGGAGAAGAAAGCCGCGGCCGCGGAGTGA
- the pepT gene encoding peptidase T, translating to MDSLLDRFLRYVKVETTAVDETEAYPSSPGQLELGKILVKELLALGLKDAKQNKHGIVLATIPGNVKTAPTVAWLAHMDTSPEASGKNVKPVVHKKYDGKDIVLPGDKSKVIRVAETEGLKELKGKTIITSDGTTLLGADDKAGVAVIMTAAAELMANPEIPRGPIRVVFTCDEEVGRGTAKIDLKEVNASVAYTLDGGSAGALENETFSADLATVTITGVNIHPGLATGKMVNSIRLAGQFLTRMPWHRLAPETTSGRQPFLHPYVLEGGVAQSKIKILLRSFVTKDLARQAKILQGIAATIEAEHPKAKVEINVKTQYRNMAEYLVKEPRAVKLATEAIKKIGVKPIFEAIRGGTDGSRLSEMGLPTPNLFCGMHNFHSPLEYACLEEMELSVRTLIELAQLWAKEKQRAA from the coding sequence ATGGATTCGTTGCTCGATCGGTTCTTGAGGTACGTGAAAGTCGAAACGACCGCGGTGGACGAGACGGAGGCCTATCCGAGCTCGCCGGGGCAGCTCGAGCTGGGCAAGATCCTCGTGAAGGAACTGCTCGCACTCGGGCTCAAGGATGCGAAGCAGAACAAGCACGGCATCGTCCTCGCGACGATTCCGGGAAATGTGAAGACCGCGCCGACGGTCGCCTGGCTCGCGCACATGGACACGTCCCCGGAGGCGAGCGGCAAGAACGTGAAGCCGGTCGTTCACAAGAAGTACGACGGTAAGGACATCGTCCTTCCCGGCGACAAGTCGAAGGTCATTCGAGTCGCCGAAACGGAAGGACTGAAGGAGCTGAAGGGGAAGACGATCATCACCTCCGACGGCACGACCCTTCTCGGGGCGGACGACAAGGCGGGCGTCGCCGTGATCATGACCGCCGCGGCCGAGCTGATGGCGAACCCCGAGATTCCGCGGGGGCCGATCCGCGTCGTTTTCACCTGCGACGAAGAGGTTGGGCGAGGGACCGCGAAGATCGATCTCAAGGAAGTGAACGCTTCGGTCGCTTACACGCTCGACGGGGGGAGCGCCGGCGCGCTCGAGAACGAGACCTTTTCGGCCGATCTCGCGACCGTGACGATCACCGGCGTGAACATCCACCCCGGGCTCGCGACGGGGAAGATGGTCAACTCGATCCGTCTCGCCGGGCAGTTTCTCACGAGGATGCCCTGGCATCGTCTCGCGCCGGAAACGACCTCGGGACGCCAGCCGTTCCTCCATCCGTACGTGCTCGAAGGGGGCGTGGCGCAGTCGAAGATCAAGATCCTTCTCCGGAGCTTCGTGACGAAAGACCTCGCGAGACAAGCGAAGATCCTCCAGGGGATCGCCGCGACGATCGAAGCGGAGCACCCGAAGGCGAAGGTCGAGATCAATGTCAAGACGCAGTACCGCAACATGGCCGAGTACCTCGTCAAGGAACCGCGCGCCGTGAAGCTCGCGACCGAGGCGATCAAGAAGATCGGCGTGAAACCGATCTTCGAGGCGATTCGCGGCGGGACCGACGGTTCGCGCCTCTCGGAAATGGGTCTCCCGACGCCGAATCTCTTTTGCGGGATGCACAACTTCCACTCTCCTCTCGAGTACGCCTGTCTCGAGGAGATGGAGCTCTCCGTACGAACTCTGATCGAGCTGGCGCAGCTCTGGGCCAAGGAGAAGCAGCGCGCGGCGTGA
- a CDS encoding GreA/GreB family elongation factor has translation MENLRETLKMSEDPLGGAVRLDREAVDRIDRAITSILEEGQGASYLTLLNPLLQGKDAGGAVVYAAACLQSRVGDDVVARQLFFRVSERLEHQENWEGLAAVLDTALRHVSAPELARAAARAWEKSGGSHVPVSLLERAFSLDEDDRRVLWALGRARAEAGDASGFDLIARSLPGFAEQKQIDRLEEGTLYVLENPSRERLHRILEALDQLIRSGEAGVAANLFEIAHSAFAGHGLAREEWILLRRALEKSTERETFRNAAFAAGVAAFATLRDPEKLFLTAGISNPDVPIEKSLAMLDRLLETPPGRHVIHQGWGVGEILENDGETLQLRFDGKRDHRMSVSLARTALVLLEPTDLRVKVFLDREGMMEALRKNRADFLYHVLEHLKGEAIQDEIKKTLVTLGLLPPSGWADWWRGAKKEAESDPRFDFSQFFRKVVRLRGSRELSSPLPEVDLSRTFRKGLDLLFRLLEQHPEETAHVASRYGDELRSIAAEEIRPAAERLLAHLLLRFVGVADPEGFHAALTAFVRSPDLTPFSTDQQKTLLALAPEDRRTAVAVILLDSKVLGVRREAWSALRAREESDREIRQVLDASPSRPNAVLHVARELVDRDAPCAWTCVHALIDIVESPERETFRKQALDMLGSEAFQKRMKAEAATPEETRYLRNRLIEWKHSERYLYPILEALDGTALREVAEEVESRRRSLHPQAEKDVYARFGDWILMTRRTLVRIRKEVEALDWELKTAIPQEIQRAREHGDLSENAEYDAAKQKQAEVSLRLEELRERVRRARAIEETEIREDEAGPGTEVDLVSDAGETRTYWILGEGDRDFGGEIVSYRAPLGALLLGKKTGDEVGPILDRTFRIVAIRKRLPADASREES, from the coding sequence GTGGAGAACCTTCGTGAGACGTTGAAGATGAGCGAGGATCCTCTCGGCGGAGCCGTTCGGCTCGATCGGGAGGCGGTGGATCGAATCGACCGTGCGATCACGTCGATCCTGGAGGAAGGACAGGGCGCCAGCTATCTGACTCTTCTCAACCCGCTGCTCCAAGGGAAGGACGCGGGGGGAGCGGTCGTGTACGCGGCGGCGTGTCTTCAATCCCGCGTGGGGGACGACGTGGTGGCGCGTCAGCTCTTCTTTCGCGTGAGCGAGCGCCTCGAGCACCAAGAGAATTGGGAAGGCCTCGCGGCGGTTCTCGACACGGCTCTCCGGCACGTGAGCGCGCCGGAGCTTGCGCGCGCGGCCGCGCGGGCCTGGGAGAAGAGCGGTGGCTCGCACGTGCCGGTCTCCTTGCTCGAGCGCGCGTTCTCCTTGGACGAAGACGATCGCCGGGTTCTCTGGGCGCTCGGCCGCGCGCGCGCGGAAGCCGGGGACGCCTCCGGTTTCGATCTCATCGCCCGGTCTCTCCCCGGTTTCGCCGAGCAGAAGCAGATCGACCGGCTCGAAGAAGGAACGCTTTATGTCTTAGAGAATCCGTCGCGGGAGCGTCTTCATCGGATTCTCGAGGCGCTCGACCAACTGATCCGCTCCGGCGAGGCCGGGGTCGCGGCGAACCTCTTCGAGATCGCACATTCGGCCTTCGCGGGGCACGGACTCGCGAGAGAGGAATGGATCCTGCTCCGCCGGGCGCTCGAAAAATCGACGGAGAGAGAGACGTTTCGGAACGCCGCCTTCGCGGCCGGCGTCGCTGCGTTCGCGACCCTTCGCGACCCCGAGAAGCTCTTCCTTACCGCGGGGATCTCGAACCCGGATGTCCCGATCGAGAAGTCGCTCGCGATGCTCGATCGACTGCTCGAAACCCCGCCCGGCCGACACGTCATTCACCAGGGCTGGGGGGTCGGGGAGATCCTGGAGAACGACGGGGAGACCCTCCAGCTTCGATTCGACGGGAAACGCGATCACCGGATGAGCGTCTCCCTCGCGCGGACGGCGCTCGTTCTTCTCGAACCGACCGACCTCCGGGTCAAGGTCTTCCTCGATCGAGAGGGAATGATGGAGGCGCTCCGCAAGAACCGCGCGGACTTTCTCTATCATGTGCTCGAACACTTGAAGGGCGAAGCGATCCAGGACGAGATCAAGAAGACGCTCGTGACGCTCGGGCTCCTGCCTCCGTCCGGCTGGGCCGACTGGTGGAGAGGGGCGAAGAAGGAAGCGGAATCGGACCCGCGCTTCGACTTCTCGCAGTTCTTCCGAAAGGTCGTGAGGCTTCGCGGATCGAGGGAGCTCTCCTCGCCCCTCCCCGAGGTCGATCTCTCGCGGACCTTTCGGAAGGGGCTCGACCTTCTCTTTCGTCTTCTCGAACAGCATCCTGAAGAGACGGCTCATGTGGCATCCCGCTACGGGGACGAGCTTCGGTCGATCGCGGCCGAGGAGATCCGGCCAGCGGCGGAGCGCCTACTGGCGCACCTTCTTCTCCGGTTCGTGGGGGTCGCCGACCCGGAGGGATTCCACGCGGCGCTGACCGCCTTCGTGCGGTCTCCCGATCTCACCCCCTTCAGCACGGATCAGCAGAAGACGCTTCTCGCCCTCGCCCCCGAGGACCGAAGGACGGCCGTCGCGGTGATCCTCCTCGATTCGAAAGTTCTCGGCGTGCGGAGGGAGGCCTGGTCGGCGCTTCGCGCGCGGGAGGAGAGCGATCGCGAGATCCGCCAAGTTCTCGATGCGAGCCCGTCCCGGCCGAACGCGGTTCTCCACGTCGCTCGCGAGCTGGTCGACAGGGATGCGCCCTGCGCGTGGACGTGCGTGCACGCCCTCATCGACATCGTGGAGAGCCCGGAGAGGGAGACGTTCCGGAAACAGGCGCTCGACATGCTCGGATCCGAGGCGTTCCAAAAGAGGATGAAGGCGGAGGCCGCCACCCCGGAAGAGACGCGCTACCTCCGCAATCGTCTCATCGAGTGGAAGCACTCGGAGCGCTACCTCTATCCGATCCTCGAGGCTCTCGACGGAACGGCGCTTCGCGAGGTCGCCGAGGAGGTCGAATCGAGACGCCGCTCTCTCCACCCGCAAGCGGAGAAGGATGTCTACGCGCGTTTTGGGGATTGGATCCTGATGACGCGGCGCACCCTCGTCCGCATTCGGAAGGAGGTCGAGGCGCTCGATTGGGAACTGAAGACGGCGATCCCGCAAGAGATCCAGAGGGCGCGCGAGCACGGAGACCTCAGCGAGAATGCCGAGTACGACGCGGCCAAACAGAAGCAGGCGGAGGTGAGCCTGCGGCTCGAGGAGCTTCGCGAGCGGGTTCGCCGAGCGAGGGCGATCGAAGAGACCGAGATCCGCGAGGACGAGGCGGGGCCGGGGACCGAAGTGGATCTCGTGTCGGATGCCGGGGAGACGCGCACCTATTGGATTCTCGGCGAGGGGGACCGCGATTTCGGCGGAGAGATCGTCTCGTATCGGGCTCCGCTCGGAGCGCTTCTTCTCGGGAAGAAGACGGGGGACGAGGTGGGTCCGATTCTGGATCGAACCTTCCGGATCGTCGCGATTCGAAAGCGGCTTCCCGCGGACGCAAGCCGGGAGGAATCGTAA
- the ftcD gene encoding glutamate formimidoyltransferase, with amino-acid sequence MALVECVPNISEGRDRAVIDAIVGAAEKAGVTILDVDPGRATNRTVITFVGSPDQVVEGAFLLIAEAAERIDMRKHAGEHPRMGATDVCPFVPVSGVTMEDCAELARRLGKRVGEELDIPVYLYEYAATAPERKNLAWIRQGEYEGLAENITRPERVPDFGKPVFNARAGATAIGARKFLIAYNINLNTLDKKLAHDIALNIREAGRSARGEDGKILRDEDGNTVKQAGLFPHVKAVGWIIEEYRRAQISINFTDYEVSPPHLVFDEVCKQAAERGMRVTGSELVGLIPKNALLAAGTHYLKKQGRSHGVPEPMLIETAVQSLGLSDLYPFKPEEKIIEYRVAPRMGPLASKTITAFADEVSTESPAPGGGSVAALAGALGAALAAMVANLTVGKKGFESAWDGMADLAAKGQELKDFFLRAIDEDTRAFTAVMDASRLPKKTKDEAAAREKAIEKAMKEAALVPLRTLERTDEVVALAAEAADKGNPASVSDAAVAALCAQNAAEGAWFNVIINLGQIADEAFVRETRRRADEVLDRVRSGSEKVRETVRKMLGTS; translated from the coding sequence ATGGCTCTCGTCGAGTGCGTGCCCAACATCAGCGAAGGCCGGGATCGAGCGGTGATCGATGCGATCGTGGGGGCGGCCGAGAAGGCGGGCGTCACCATCCTTGACGTCGACCCCGGCCGCGCGACCAACCGGACCGTGATCACGTTCGTCGGCTCTCCGGATCAGGTCGTCGAGGGGGCCTTTCTCCTCATCGCCGAGGCGGCTGAGCGGATCGACATGAGGAAGCACGCCGGCGAGCATCCGCGCATGGGCGCGACCGATGTGTGTCCCTTCGTCCCCGTCTCCGGCGTGACGATGGAGGATTGCGCCGAGCTCGCCCGCCGTCTCGGAAAGCGAGTCGGCGAGGAGCTCGACATTCCGGTCTATCTCTACGAGTACGCGGCGACGGCGCCCGAGCGGAAGAACCTCGCCTGGATCCGGCAGGGGGAGTACGAGGGGCTCGCCGAGAACATCACGAGGCCGGAGCGCGTTCCCGATTTCGGGAAGCCGGTGTTCAACGCGCGTGCGGGCGCGACCGCGATCGGCGCCCGGAAGTTCCTCATCGCCTACAACATCAATCTCAACACGCTCGACAAGAAGCTCGCCCACGACATCGCGCTCAACATCCGCGAGGCGGGACGGAGCGCGCGCGGCGAGGACGGCAAGATCCTGCGGGACGAAGACGGCAATACGGTGAAGCAGGCGGGGCTTTTCCCGCACGTCAAGGCGGTCGGTTGGATTATCGAGGAGTACCGGCGCGCGCAGATCTCGATCAACTTCACCGACTACGAGGTCTCGCCGCCGCACCTCGTGTTCGACGAGGTGTGCAAGCAGGCGGCGGAGCGCGGGATGCGCGTCACGGGGAGCGAGCTTGTCGGCCTCATCCCGAAGAACGCGCTCCTCGCCGCCGGCACGCACTATCTCAAGAAGCAAGGGCGTTCGCACGGCGTTCCGGAGCCGATGCTCATCGAGACGGCGGTCCAATCCCTCGGGCTCTCCGATCTCTATCCCTTCAAGCCTGAAGAGAAGATCATCGAGTACCGCGTCGCTCCGCGCATGGGTCCGCTGGCGTCGAAGACGATCACCGCGTTCGCCGACGAAGTGTCGACCGAGTCCCCGGCCCCCGGCGGGGGAAGCGTCGCCGCGCTCGCCGGCGCGCTCGGAGCCGCGCTCGCCGCGATGGTCGCGAACCTCACGGTCGGCAAGAAAGGGTTCGAGAGCGCCTGGGACGGCATGGCCGATCTCGCCGCGAAAGGTCAAGAGCTCAAGGACTTCTTCTTGCGGGCGATCGACGAGGACACGCGGGCGTTCACCGCGGTGATGGACGCCTCGCGCCTCCCGAAGAAGACGAAGGACGAAGCGGCGGCGCGCGAGAAGGCGATCGAGAAGGCGATGAAGGAGGCGGCGCTCGTTCCGCTCCGAACGCTCGAACGGACCGACGAGGTGGTCGCCCTCGCCGCGGAGGCGGCGGACAAGGGTAACCCTGCGTCCGTGTCCGACGCGGCGGTCGCCGCCCTCTGCGCGCAGAACGCGGCCGAAGGCGCCTGGTTCAACGTGATTATCAACCTCGGGCAGATCGCGGACGAGGCGTTCGTCCGGGAGACCCGCCGCCGCGCGGACGAGGTGCTCGATCGGGTCCGGTCCGGATCGGAGAAGGTCCGGGAGACCGTGCGAAAGATGCTGGGGACATCCTGA